Proteins encoded together in one Chitinophaga sp. LS1 window:
- a CDS encoding aspartate aminotransferase family protein, which produces MNQPTLVAAPVKDLFYEGAAAEYNAAITAAAERVTAFLENNKRPFSGIKPAALLAQFREVDFDTPLPDYERLFEEVDRLYIQHATAFHLPKYIAHLNCPVVIPALAAEVIISAINSSQDTYDQSAGGTFMERKLIDWTGAQIGYDEQCDGVFTAGGSQSNMMGLLLARDYYALNFLHHNIKLDGHPVEANRFRIFVSEKAHFSNQKNASLMGLGEQAVIKVATDERFRMDMGALEAAIQKEKELGNIPIAVIATAGTTDFGNVDPLSGIAGVAKRNQLWYHVDAAYGCGLLLTDKYRYLLDGIELADSVTIDYHKSFFQPISSSAFIVKNRVHLNIIRHHADYLNPKEQDYDALPAQINKSVTQSTRRFDALKLWFTLRLMGRQQLGAYTDTIIETAEEAACLIEEQEDFQLLSHSDLGVLVFRYYPAGLNVSPCELNKKIKERLFFSGEVLIASTKVDGRFYLKFTILNPLTTIEDIKEILKAIRDI; this is translated from the coding sequence ATGAATCAACCAACCCTGGTTGCTGCACCTGTAAAGGATCTCTTTTATGAGGGGGCAGCGGCGGAATACAATGCTGCTATCACGGCTGCTGCAGAGCGGGTGACGGCTTTTCTGGAAAACAATAAGCGACCATTTAGCGGGATAAAGCCCGCGGCTTTGCTGGCGCAGTTCAGGGAAGTGGATTTTGATACCCCGCTTCCTGATTATGAGCGTTTGTTTGAAGAGGTGGATCGGTTGTATATACAGCATGCCACGGCCTTTCATTTGCCTAAGTATATTGCACACCTGAATTGTCCGGTAGTAATACCGGCCCTGGCGGCAGAGGTGATTATCAGTGCGATCAATAGTAGCCAGGATACCTACGATCAGAGTGCGGGTGGAACATTTATGGAGAGGAAACTGATTGATTGGACGGGTGCGCAGATCGGGTATGATGAACAGTGTGATGGCGTGTTTACAGCTGGTGGGTCCCAGAGTAATATGATGGGGTTGTTGCTGGCGAGGGATTATTATGCGCTGAACTTCCTGCATCATAATATTAAGCTGGATGGGCATCCGGTAGAAGCCAACCGGTTCAGGATATTTGTGTCGGAGAAGGCACATTTTAGTAATCAGAAGAATGCTTCGCTGATGGGGTTGGGAGAGCAGGCGGTGATAAAAGTGGCGACTGATGAACGATTCAGGATGGATATGGGTGCGCTGGAAGCAGCGATTCAAAAAGAAAAAGAATTGGGGAATATTCCAATAGCAGTGATAGCGACGGCAGGTACCACGGATTTCGGAAATGTAGATCCGTTATCGGGTATAGCGGGAGTGGCAAAGCGGAATCAGTTGTGGTATCATGTGGATGCGGCTTATGGTTGTGGATTGTTATTGACGGATAAGTATCGTTATTTGTTGGATGGGATTGAGTTGGCGGATTCGGTGACGATTGATTATCATAAGTCGTTTTTTCAGCCGATCAGTTCGAGCGCATTTATAGTGAAAAACAGGGTACACCTGAATATTATCAGGCATCATGCAGATTATCTGAATCCGAAGGAGCAGGATTATGATGCACTGCCTGCACAGATCAATAAATCGGTGACGCAGAGTACCAGGCGGTTTGATGCATTGAAGTTATGGTTTACTTTGAGGCTTATGGGTAGGCAGCAGTTGGGTGCGTATACGGATACGATTATAGAAACGGCAGAAGAGGCGGCTTGTTTGATAGAGGAGCAGGAGGATTTTCAGTTGTTGAGTCATAGTGATTTGGGGGTGTTGGTATTTAGGTATTATCCGGCTGGCTTAAATGTATCGCCCTGTGAATTGAATAAAAAGATAAAAGAGCGGTTGTTTTTTAGCGGGGAAGTATTGATAGCGAGTACGAAAGTTGATGGACGGTTTTATCTGAAGTTTACTATTTTGAATCCTTTGACTACGATTGAGGATATCAAAGAGATATTAAAAGCAATCAGAGACATTTGA